The segment CCACATTGAACAGCAGATGATCCTGCGGCAGCACACCCATGCCGCCGGCTCCGGCGTAGACGTGAACAAAAAGGAGAATTCCCAGAAGATTGCCGGAATACACCATCACCCAGCTGCGAGCCAGGCTGCACGCCCGGCAACGGCCGCTGAGCGCCCCCACGGCAAAGTACATGACATTGCTGGTGAACAGCTCCAGCTTGCAAAAGATGATGCTCGCCAGGGCCACCCCGAAAAAACCGGCCGTCGGAATGTAGTATCCGGCGGCGCCTCCGGCGAGAAACACCTGCCCCAACTTGAGACTGACGGTCAACACGACCGCGATCAACGCCCCGGCCAGTCCTGCGCTCAATAAATAACGGCCGGGCGACTGATGCAGAACAACCTGCTTGGACGCGGCCTCGGCCACCACATAGGATAAAGAAGAGGTTGTGCTCATACCGTTTGACTTCGCATGCAAAGGCGGACCCGGGACCGTGCGGGCCCGGCTGCTCACCGGTTCGTTTGTGGGTTTTTGCGAAAAAATTGTATGTTCGAT is part of the Paludibacterium paludis genome and harbors:
- a CDS encoding formate/nitrite transporter family protein, with the translated sequence MSTTSSLSYVVAEAASKQVVLHQSPGRYLLSAGLAGALIAVVLTVSLKLGQVFLAGGAAGYYIPTAGFFGVALASIIFCKLELFTSNVMYFAVGALSGRCRACSLARSWVMVYSGNLLGILLFVHVYAGAGGMGVLPQDHLLFNVVAHKIHATAGEIFWKGVLCNWIICLAVWVPLRMTGDVARLLMVLFLVFVFFFSGFEHSIANMAFFALAFLHAMPGLDAAGVLHNLIPATLGNIAGGALGVGLVVYLLERHTLSE